A single Glycine soja cultivar W05 chromosome 14, ASM419377v2, whole genome shotgun sequence DNA region contains:
- the LOC114385163 gene encoding uncharacterized protein LOC114385163 isoform X1 has product MAIVESVGKIPLQDPPEEEFCAADLTWTKFGNAEHHDEVALIPYDRVDAFIIGECTNVECPTRFHIERGRKRTIGSLKEYKDDEYLEYRLYWCSFGPENYGEGGGILPSRRYRLNTRNRAARPQSMRGCTCHFVVKRLYAQPSLALIVYNERRHINKSGFICHGPLDRDAIGPGAKKIPYICNEIQQQTMSMIYLGIPEENILEKHIEGIQRYCGSDAKVSSLASQYVHKLGMIIKRSTHELDLDDQASIRMWIERNRKSVFFHQDTSESDPFILGIQTEWQLQQMIRFGHRSVVAADSTFGVKRLKYPLFTLLVFDSRQHALPVAWVITRSFTKPDVSKWLKALIDRARSVEPGWKVSGFLIDDAAAEIDLLRDIFCCPVLFSLWRVRRSWLRNIVKKCSNIEIQREIFKRLGRIVYNIWGGINASLALEQFLLDFVDQTAFMEYFKVMWLPKLEMWLSTMRNFPLASLEASGALEAYHVKLKAKLFDDSHLGALQRVDWLVHKLTTELHSSYWLDRYADESDSFQNVKEKYIASTSWHRALQIPDYAVSLDDKDHLFAKVVSQKDSSLTHIVWNPGSEFAFCDCSWSMQGNLCKHVVKVNMICENLKGYQPSMSFWSFEEVLMDLWKKPVDDSFALDLSLAWTHQMLDQIQKQVELNNSTDIGTVVNNMPLKWVSKKGRTYIGKPSSSLALPHGSSNTKSVVVYNKKNRKRKRLSRLR; this is encoded by the exons ATGGCTATAGTTGAATCCGTGGGGAAGATTCCTTTGCAAGACCCACCTGAGGAGGAGTTTTGTGCTGCTGACCTGACTTGGACCAAGTTTGGTAATGCTGAGCACCATGATGAGGTTGCCCTCATTCCCTATGACAGAGTTGATGCTTTTATAATTGGTGAATGTACTAATGTGGAGTGCCCGACTCGGTTTCATATCGAGAGAGGAAGGAAACGGACTATTGGAAGCTTGAAGGAGTACAAGGACGATGAGTATCTGGAGTACAGGCT GTACTGGTGCTCGTTTGGCCCTGAAAATTATGGGGAGGGAGGCGGTATATTACCTAGTCGAAGGTATCGACTTAATACTCGAAATCGTGCTGCTAGACCTCAATCAATGCGAGGTTGTACTTGTCATTTTGTTGTCAAACGTCTTTATGCTCAGCCATCACTGGCACTTATTGTATACAATGAGAGGCGTCATATTAACAAGTCTGGTTTTATCTGCCACGGACCACTTGATAGAGATGCCATTGGCCCAGGCGCCAAAAAAATTCCGTATATTTGCAATGAAATTCAGCAGCAAACTATGTCCATGATATATTTGGGCATCCCAGAAGAGAATATCTTGGAGAAACACATAGAAGGAATTCAGCGATATTGTGGTTCAGATGCAAAAGTCAGTAGCCTTGCTTCTCAGTATGTCCACAAGCTAGGGATGATTATCAAAAGGTCTACCCATGAGTTGGATCTAGATGATCAAGCTAGCATCCGCATGTGGATTGAACGCAATAGAAAGTCTGTATTTTTTCACCAGGATACTTCAGAGTCTGACCCTTTCATCTTGGGGATCCAAACAGAATGGCAGCTGCAACAAATGATTCGTTTTGGTCATCGAAGTGTTGTTGCAGCAGACTCTACGTTTGGTGTGAAGAGACTTAAA TATCCCTTGTTCACACTACTTGTTTTTGATTCAAGACAACATGCACTTCCTGTCGCATGGGTCATTACACGTAGCTTTACAAAGCCCGATGTGTCTAAGTGGTTGAAAGCTTTAATTGATCGAGCTCGTAGTGTTGAGCCTGGATGGAAAGTCAGTGGATTTTTAATTGATGACGCTGCAGCTGAAATTGATCTTTTGAG aGATATATTTTGCTGTCCTGTCCTATTTTCACTATGGCGTGTTCGTAGATCATGGCTTAGGAATATTGTTAAGAAATGTAGTAACATTGAGATTCAGCGGGAGATTTTTAAGCGTCTTGGGAGAATAGTGTACAACATTTGGGGAGGTATTAATGCATCGCTTGCCTTGGAACAATTCTTGCTGGATTTTGTTGACCAAACTGCTTTCATGGAATATTTCAAAGTCATGTGGTTGCCCAAGCTTG AAATGTGGCTTTCAACGATGAGAAATTTTCCATTAGCAAGCCTGGAAGCTTCTGGAGCATTAGAAGCCTATCATGTTAAGCTGAAAGCCAAACTTTTTGATGATTCACATCTTGGAGCATTGCAAAGAGTAGATTGGTTAGTCCACAAGTTAACAACTGAGTTGCATTCAAGCTACTGGCTTGACCGGTATGCTGATGAAAGTGATTCTTTCCAGAATGTGAAGGAAAAATATATTGCTTCTACATCGTGGCATCGGGCACTTCAAATTCCGGACTATGCTGTTTCCTTGGATGATAAAGACCACCTCTTTGCCAAGGTTGTGAGCCAGAAAGACAGTAGCTTAACACATATAGTGTGGAATCCAGGATCTGAATTTGCATTCTGTGATTGTTCTTGGTCAATGCAAGGTAACCTTTGCAAGCATGTTGTCAAAGTAAACATGATTTGTGAAAATCTTAAAGGTTATCAACCATCCATGTCTTTCTGGTCTTTTGAAGAGGTTTTGATGGATCTATGGAAAAAGCCAGTGGATGATTCTTTTGCGTTGGATCTGTCATTGGCTTGGACCCATCAGATGCtagatcaaattcaaaaacaagtTGAACTGAATAATTCTACTGATATTGGCACTGTAGTTAACAATATGCCACTGAAATGGGTTTCTAAGAAAGGCAGAACCTACATTGGCAAACCATCATCAAGTTTGGCTCTTCCTCATGGTAGCAGTAACACAAAAAGTGTGGTTGTGTATAATAAGAAGAATCGGAAACGGAAAAGATTATCACGATTAAGATGA
- the LOC114385163 gene encoding uncharacterized protein LOC114385163 isoform X2, translating to MAIVESVGKIPLQDPPEEEFCAADLTWTKFGNAEHHDEVALIPYDRVDAFIIGECTNVECPTRFHIERGRKRTIGSLKEYKDDEYLEYRLYWCSFGPENYGEGGGILPSRRYRLNTRNRAARPQSMRGCTCHFVVKRLYAQPSLALIVYNERRHINKSGFICHGPLDRDAIGPGAKKIPYICNEIQQQTMSMIYLGIPEENILEKHIEGIQRYCGSDAKVSSLASQYVHKLGMIIKRSTHELDLDDQASIRMWIERNRKSVFFHQDTSESDPFILGIQTEWQLQQMIRFGHRSVVAADSTFGVKRLKYPLFTLLVFDSRQHALPVAWVITRSFTKPDVSKWLKALIDRARSVEPGWKVSGFLIDDAAAEIDLLRDIFCCPVLFSLWRVRRSWLRNIVKKCSNIEIQREIFKRLGRIVYNIWGGINASLALEQFLLDFVDQTAFMEYFKVMWLPKLG from the exons ATGGCTATAGTTGAATCCGTGGGGAAGATTCCTTTGCAAGACCCACCTGAGGAGGAGTTTTGTGCTGCTGACCTGACTTGGACCAAGTTTGGTAATGCTGAGCACCATGATGAGGTTGCCCTCATTCCCTATGACAGAGTTGATGCTTTTATAATTGGTGAATGTACTAATGTGGAGTGCCCGACTCGGTTTCATATCGAGAGAGGAAGGAAACGGACTATTGGAAGCTTGAAGGAGTACAAGGACGATGAGTATCTGGAGTACAGGCT GTACTGGTGCTCGTTTGGCCCTGAAAATTATGGGGAGGGAGGCGGTATATTACCTAGTCGAAGGTATCGACTTAATACTCGAAATCGTGCTGCTAGACCTCAATCAATGCGAGGTTGTACTTGTCATTTTGTTGTCAAACGTCTTTATGCTCAGCCATCACTGGCACTTATTGTATACAATGAGAGGCGTCATATTAACAAGTCTGGTTTTATCTGCCACGGACCACTTGATAGAGATGCCATTGGCCCAGGCGCCAAAAAAATTCCGTATATTTGCAATGAAATTCAGCAGCAAACTATGTCCATGATATATTTGGGCATCCCAGAAGAGAATATCTTGGAGAAACACATAGAAGGAATTCAGCGATATTGTGGTTCAGATGCAAAAGTCAGTAGCCTTGCTTCTCAGTATGTCCACAAGCTAGGGATGATTATCAAAAGGTCTACCCATGAGTTGGATCTAGATGATCAAGCTAGCATCCGCATGTGGATTGAACGCAATAGAAAGTCTGTATTTTTTCACCAGGATACTTCAGAGTCTGACCCTTTCATCTTGGGGATCCAAACAGAATGGCAGCTGCAACAAATGATTCGTTTTGGTCATCGAAGTGTTGTTGCAGCAGACTCTACGTTTGGTGTGAAGAGACTTAAA TATCCCTTGTTCACACTACTTGTTTTTGATTCAAGACAACATGCACTTCCTGTCGCATGGGTCATTACACGTAGCTTTACAAAGCCCGATGTGTCTAAGTGGTTGAAAGCTTTAATTGATCGAGCTCGTAGTGTTGAGCCTGGATGGAAAGTCAGTGGATTTTTAATTGATGACGCTGCAGCTGAAATTGATCTTTTGAG aGATATATTTTGCTGTCCTGTCCTATTTTCACTATGGCGTGTTCGTAGATCATGGCTTAGGAATATTGTTAAGAAATGTAGTAACATTGAGATTCAGCGGGAGATTTTTAAGCGTCTTGGGAGAATAGTGTACAACATTTGGGGAGGTATTAATGCATCGCTTGCCTTGGAACAATTCTTGCTGGATTTTGTTGACCAAACTGCTTTCATGGAATATTTCAAAGTCATGTGGTTGCCCAAGCTTGGTTAG
- the LOC114385301 gene encoding ribulose bisphosphate carboxylase small chain 1, chloroplastic-like, with translation MASSMMSSPAVTTVNRGSMVAPFSGLKSMAGFPVWPRIGKKKFETPSYLPPLTREQLLKEDGWIPCLEFELEVN, from the exons ATGGCTTCCTCTATGATGTCCTCCCCAGCTGTTACCACCGTTAACCGGGGCAGCATGGTGGCTCCATTTTCTGGCCTCAAGTCTATGGCTGGCTTCCCA GTATGGCCTCGGATTGGCAAGAAGAAGTTTGAGACTCCATCCTATCTGCCACCACTTACACGAGAGCAATTGTTAAAGGAAGATGGATGGATTCCTTGCTTGGAATTCGAGTTGGAGGTGAattaa